The following coding sequences are from one Melanotaenia boesemani isolate fMelBoe1 chromosome 19, fMelBoe1.pri, whole genome shotgun sequence window:
- the purbb gene encoding transcriptional activator protein Pur-beta — protein MVELKMADGDSGSERGGSSGGGGGFQHFQRDQETQELASKRLDIQNKRFYLDVKQNSKGRFIKIAEVGAGGSKSRLTLSLSVAAEFRDYLGDFIEHYAQLGPSSPEQIAQATAGEDGGPRRALKSEFLVRENRKYYLDLKENQRGRFLRIRQTVNRGPGFGVGGPVGGMLSGQTIALPAQGLIEFRDALAKLIDDYGGDDEELTGATAAGGYGELPEGTSIMVDSKRFFFDVGSNKYGVFLRVSEVKPSYRNSITIPFKAWSKFGGAFCRYAEEMKEIQERQRDKMYERRDESEGDDVDDD, from the coding sequence ATGGTGGAGCTGAAGATGGCGGATGGTGACAGCGGGAGTGAGCGCGGTGGAAGTAGCGGGGGAGGAGGCGGCTTCCAGCACTTCCAAAGGGACCAGGAGACCCAGGAGCTCGCGTCCAAGCGCCTGGACATACAGAACAAGCGCTTCTACCTGGATGTTAAGCAGAACAGCAAGGGCAGGTTCATCAAAATCGCTGAGGTTGGGGCCGGGGGCTCCAAAAGTCGTTTGACCCTCTCGCTGTCAGTGGCGGCGGAGTTCCGTGACTACCTCGGAGATTTTATCGAGCACTACGCCCAGCTGGGGCCTAGCAGTCCGGAGCAGATAGCCCAAGCCACCGCGGGTGAGGACGGTGGGCCCAGGAGAGCTCTCAAGAGCGAGTTTCTCGTCCGGGAAAACCGCAAGTACTACCTGGACTTGAAGGAGAACCAACGGGGGAGGTTCCTGCGGATCCGGCAGACCGTAAACCGCGGACCTGGGTTTGGAGTCGGGGGCCCAGTTGGCGGTATGCTGTCCGGCCAGACCATAGCTCTTCCGGCGCAGGGGTTAATAGAGTTTAGAGACGCCCTTGCTAAGCTTATAGATGATTACGGGGGTGACGACGAGGAGTTAACGGGGGCAACGGCTGCCGGGGGATACGGTGAGCTCCCCGAGGGCACCTCCATCATGGTGGACTCCAAGCGGTTCTTTTTCGACGTCGGGTCCAACAAATATGGAGTGTTCCTGCGCGTGAGCGAAGTGAAGCCCAGCTACAGGAACTCTATCACCATCCCGTTTAAAGCCTGGAGCAAATTCGGAGGGGCTTTCTGCAGATACGCCGAGGAGATGAAGGAGATCCAGGAGCGGCAGAGGGATAAGATGTACGAGAGGAGAGATGAGTCCGAGGGGGACGACGTGGATGACgactga
- the ved gene encoding ventrally expressed dharma/bozozok antagonist, translating into MRGHFSIEWMAQSSQPAGPESSISVSGPAACGTHSESLPGFYCKIKSESLPEEEQQESRSQRLAVFSQNSLQHQTSPMTEVGFSSGTEEETSGYESEGSRSLSPSTHVDCTPTSPPSPPVGRRPRTAFTAEQINSLEKAFKRNAYLGTQDKAELCKKLNLSDKQIRNWFQNRRMKLKRTVQDALAHACQANVASQFMHYTELQAYRPSPYPRYHSAAVAPEAPAPASYVHPHSLQYSSSLPSTSTLPLDSFYQYNSLPSVMVPAATSHLRASYPTYSQYY; encoded by the exons ATGAGAGGACATTTCTCCATTGAGTGGATGGCACAGAGCAGCCAGCCAGCAGGACCAGAGAGCTCCATCTCTGtttctggacctgcagcctgtGGGACACATTCAGAGAGTCTGCCAGGTTTTTACTGCAAGATAAAGTCTGAAAGTTTACCTGAAGAGGAGCAGCAAGAGAGCAGGAGTCAACGCCTCGCTGTGTTCAGTCAGAATTCTCTCCAGCACCAAACATCTCCCA TGACTGAAGTGGGTTTCAGTAGTGGGACCGAGGAGGAGACCTCTGGGTACGAGAGTGAAGGCAGTCGGTCTCTGTCTCCCTCCACCCACGTAGACTGTACCCCCACGTCACCACCATCACCCCCTGTGGGCAGGAGGCCTCGGACAGCCTTCACAGCAGAGCAGATCAACAGCCTGGAGAAGGCGTTCAAGAGAAACGCTTACCTGGGAACACAAGACAAAGCGGAGCTCTGCAAGAAGCTCAACTTGTCTGACAAACAG atCAGAAACTGGTTCCAGAACAGGCGGATGAAGCTGAAGCGGACGGTTCAGGACGCCCTGGCTCATGCCTGCCAGGCCAACGTTGCTTCTCAATTCATGCATTACACTGAGCTGCAGGCCTACAGGCCAAGTCCATACCCCAGATACCACTCAGCAGCAGTAGCACCAGAGGCTCCGGCTCCTGCCTCCTATGTCCACCCTCACAGCTTGCAATATAGCTCCTCTCTGCCCAGTACCTCCACTCTGCCCCTGGACTCTTTCTACCAGTACAACAGCCTCCCAAGTGTCATGGTGCCTGCGGCTACATCTCACCTCAGGGCATCCTACCCAACCTACTCTCAATATTACTGA